Proteins encoded within one genomic window of Congzhengia minquanensis:
- the ftsE gene encoding cell division ATP-binding protein FtsE codes for MILLSNVSKIYPNGSTALDDISFFIERGEFVFIVGPSGSGKSTLIKLLMHEEVATSGQVIINNDDVALLKRREIPYLRRSMGVVFQDFRLLPKKTVFENVAFAMDIIGASRKEIRKQVPNVLSLVGLSHKAKSYPDELSGGEQQRVALARALVNNPAFLIADEPTGNLNPKAAMEIMELLDDINKRGTTVIMATHAKEIVDRMKKRVIAIEDGKIARDETRGGYGNED; via the coding sequence TTGATTTTATTAAGCAACGTATCCAAGATTTACCCTAACGGCTCAACGGCCTTAGACGACATCAGCTTTTTCATTGAACGGGGCGAATTCGTCTTTATCGTGGGGCCCAGCGGTTCGGGAAAATCGACTCTGATCAAACTGTTAATGCACGAGGAGGTGGCGACCTCCGGCCAGGTAATTATAAATAACGACGATGTGGCTCTGCTCAAGCGCCGCGAAATTCCTTACCTGCGCCGGTCTATGGGCGTAGTGTTTCAGGATTTCCGTCTGCTGCCCAAAAAGACTGTGTTTGAAAACGTGGCCTTTGCCATGGACATTATCGGCGCCAGCAGAAAAGAAATTAGAAAACAAGTGCCCAACGTACTGAGCCTGGTGGGACTTTCCCACAAGGCTAAATCATATCCGGACGAGCTTTCTGGCGGCGAGCAGCAAAGGGTTGCTCTGGCCCGGGCGCTGGTAAACAACCCGGCGTTTTTAATTGCGGACGAGCCTACGGGTAACTTAAACCCCAAGGCGGCAATGGAAATTATGGAACTGTTAGACGATATTAACAAGCGCGGAACAACCGTTATTATGGCAACCCACGCGAAAGAAATTGTTGACAGAATGAAAAAGCGCGTGATTGCAATTGAAGACGGAAAAATTGCACGCGATGAAACAAGAGGTGGTTACGGCAATGAGGATTAG
- the dgoD gene encoding galactonate dehydratase: MKITDIKCFTVDCFRTNWVFVKVYTDEGIDGIGEATLEYKEKALLGAVEHIKESLAGQNPLDIEKHWHDIYRDAYWRGGPVLMSALSAVEMALWDILGKYLNVPVYQLLGGKINEKVRIYVNGWFAGAKTPKEFGEKAKVAVQKGVTAMKWDPFGKSYLDISNKDLNIAIECIGAVREAVGNDVDLLIEGHGRFNIPTGIKIAKELEQFQPMFFEEPVPPDNLDALKAVKDKSPVAIAAGERLYTRWDYKHMFDKMAADYIQPDISHAGGIMELKKIAAAAECRYIPFAPHNPSGPVANAATLQLAACCPNFSILEIMYSDVEWRKDVTNESLEYKNGYIAIPDKPGLGIEINEEACLKHPYKPHTLRHYTGALTDIRPPKSECYF, encoded by the coding sequence ATGAAAATAACAGATATAAAATGTTTTACTGTTGATTGTTTTCGAACAAATTGGGTTTTTGTTAAGGTATATACCGATGAAGGTATTGACGGAATCGGGGAAGCAACACTTGAGTATAAAGAAAAGGCTCTTTTGGGTGCGGTTGAACACATAAAAGAATCTTTGGCAGGCCAAAACCCGCTGGATATTGAAAAGCACTGGCACGATATTTACCGTGATGCTTATTGGCGCGGCGGTCCTGTTTTAATGTCGGCTTTGTCTGCTGTTGAAATGGCTCTCTGGGATATTCTTGGCAAATATCTTAACGTTCCTGTTTATCAGCTATTGGGCGGGAAAATAAACGAAAAAGTCAGAATATATGTAAACGGATGGTTTGCAGGAGCAAAAACTCCAAAAGAATTTGGCGAAAAAGCAAAAGTTGCTGTTCAAAAAGGAGTTACTGCAATGAAATGGGACCCGTTCGGCAAAAGCTATCTTGATATATCCAACAAGGATTTAAATATTGCGATTGAATGTATCGGAGCAGTCAGGGAAGCGGTTGGGAATGATGTAGACTTACTGATTGAGGGACACGGAAGATTTAATATCCCTACAGGCATTAAAATTGCAAAAGAACTGGAACAGTTTCAGCCAATGTTCTTTGAAGAGCCTGTTCCCCCCGACAATCTTGACGCCCTCAAAGCGGTCAAAGATAAATCTCCTGTGGCAATTGCTGCAGGCGAACGGCTTTATACTCGTTGGGATTATAAGCATATGTTCGACAAAATGGCAGCGGACTATATTCAGCCCGATATTTCACACGCAGGCGGCATTATGGAGCTAAAAAAGATTGCAGCAGCGGCAGAATGCAGATATATTCCCTTTGCACCTCATAACCCGTCAGGCCCTGTTGCAAATGCAGCTACGCTTCAGCTCGCAGCATGCTGCCCGAACTTCAGCATATTAGAAATTATGTATTCCGATGTAGAATGGCGTAAAGATGTTACAAACGAAAGCCTGGAATATAAAAATGGTTATATTGCCATTCCCGACAAGCCGGGTCTAGGCATAGAAATAAATGAAGAAGCATGTTTAAAGCACCCTTATAAACCTCATACGTTAAGACATTATACCGGGGCGTTAACAGACATCAGACCACCAAAATCAGAGTGTTACTTTTAA
- the ftsX gene encoding permease-like cell division protein FtsX, translating into MRIRGFRYFLTEAFKNIFSNGWMTIASIFTVMASLLVLGVFLILSINLNSIVGDLEGSYEIIVVMDEKTTEEGISAIGKQILKVENVADATLDRNSDRLEDLKKEFGENASLLDRYKDDNPLRNWYRITLSDLTRTSETVEKLEQIDGVEKVIQNEDAIGNLVKIANYIRTFSFWIIIALAVVSVFIISNTIKLTVYTRRKEINIMKFVGATDWFIRWPFIIEGIIIGIIGSCAAVALVLLGYNFLVDVVQNNIMFFTLKPLNELLTLILGSSFGLGAVLGGVGSFISVRKHLNV; encoded by the coding sequence ATGAGGATTAGAGGATTTCGATACTTTTTAACAGAAGCGTTTAAAAATATTTTTTCCAACGGCTGGATGACCATTGCCTCAATTTTCACCGTTATGGCCAGTCTTTTGGTTCTGGGCGTGTTTTTAATTTTGTCCATTAACCTGAACAGCATTGTGGGCGACTTAGAGGGCAGCTATGAAATTATTGTCGTTATGGACGAAAAAACCACTGAAGAGGGCATTTCTGCCATTGGAAAACAAATTTTAAAGGTAGAAAACGTGGCCGACGCCACCTTAGACCGCAACTCCGACCGGTTAGAGGACTTAAAAAAAGAGTTTGGCGAAAACGCCTCGCTTTTAGACCGGTATAAAGATGACAATCCCTTAAGAAACTGGTATCGGATTACGTTAAGCGATTTAACGCGGACTTCGGAAACCGTTGAAAAATTAGAACAGATTGACGGTGTGGAAAAGGTCATTCAAAATGAAGATGCCATTGGCAACCTGGTGAAAATTGCAAATTACATACGAACATTCAGCTTTTGGATTATCATTGCCCTGGCTGTTGTTTCGGTGTTCATCATTTCAAACACCATTAAGCTCACGGTTTACACCCGGCGCAAAGAAATTAACATTATGAAATTTGTGGGCGCAACCGACTGGTTTATCCGCTGGCCTTTCATCATTGAGGGCATTATCATTGGAATTATCGGCTCCTGCGCGGCGGTGGCTCTGGTGCTGTTGGGCTATAATTTCTTAGTGGACGTGGTGCAAAACAACATTATGTTCTTCACCTTAAAACCGCTTAATGAGCTTTTAACACTGATTTTAGGCTCTTCCTTCGGGCTGGGCGCAGTGCTTGGCGGCGTGGGCAGTTTTATCTCCGTCAGAAAGCATCTAAACGTTTAA
- a CDS encoding aspartate aminotransferase family protein, whose protein sequence is MTTSDIANLDKQNYMNTFGERIPVSFSKGEGIHLYSDSGEVYTDFLAGIAVNAVGHSHPAFVKAICEQAQNLLHVSNYYYMKQQALLAEKIVSLSAADKVFFANSGAEANEGAIKLAKIYHYKKGNSQKYEIITLKNSFHGRTLATVAATGQEKFSAPYHPLTPGFLYVPANDLTAFEAAVSDKTCAVMLEMIQGESGVHPLDLDYVKSVYEICKEKDILFICDEVQTGMGRTGKLFAYEHYGIEPDIFTLAKALGGGVPIGAVCAKDFAASAFAPGDHGSTFGGNPLACAAALSVFDIFEKENLVENSRIVGEYFVEQLKALAENVPCIKEIRGKGLMIGIEFTEPIAGDMKHRLFERHYLTGATATTLRILPPLIVTKNDVDQFMKILKEIL, encoded by the coding sequence ATGACAACCAGTGACATTGCGAATTTAGATAAACAAAATTATATGAACACCTTTGGGGAACGGATTCCGGTTTCGTTTTCAAAAGGAGAGGGAATTCATTTATACAGTGACAGCGGGGAAGTGTACACCGACTTTCTCGCGGGAATCGCGGTAAACGCGGTGGGGCACAGCCACCCAGCCTTTGTAAAGGCCATTTGTGAGCAGGCGCAAAATTTGCTTCATGTTTCTAACTATTATTATATGAAGCAACAGGCGCTTTTAGCAGAAAAAATTGTGTCCTTGAGCGCAGCGGACAAGGTGTTTTTTGCGAATTCCGGCGCCGAGGCAAACGAAGGTGCAATTAAGCTTGCCAAAATTTATCACTATAAAAAAGGCAATTCACAAAAATATGAAATTATTACATTAAAAAATTCGTTTCATGGACGGACGCTGGCAACCGTGGCCGCCACAGGGCAGGAAAAGTTCAGCGCGCCATATCACCCCCTTACGCCGGGGTTTTTATATGTTCCGGCAAACGATTTAACGGCGTTTGAAGCCGCCGTCAGCGACAAAACCTGCGCGGTAATGCTGGAAATGATTCAGGGGGAAAGCGGTGTGCACCCGCTGGATTTGGATTATGTAAAATCTGTATATGAAATTTGCAAAGAAAAGGATATTCTTTTTATTTGTGACGAAGTGCAGACAGGTATGGGCAGAACCGGCAAGCTGTTTGCCTATGAGCATTATGGCATAGAACCAGACATTTTCACCTTGGCAAAAGCCCTGGGCGGCGGTGTTCCCATTGGGGCGGTATGCGCGAAAGATTTTGCAGCCAGCGCTTTTGCCCCCGGCGACCACGGCTCCACTTTCGGAGGAAATCCGTTGGCTTGCGCGGCGGCACTTTCCGTGTTTGATATTTTTGAAAAAGAAAATTTGGTTGAAAACAGCCGCATTGTAGGCGAATATTTTGTGGAGCAATTAAAGGCCCTTGCAGAAAATGTGCCCTGCATTAAAGAAATCAGGGGCAAAGGATTGATGATTGGCATAGAATTTACCGAGCCAATTGCGGGGGACATGAAGCACAGGCTGTTTGAAAGGCATTACTTAACCGGCGCAACGGCAACCACCTTAAGAATTTTACCGCCGTTGATTGTGACAAAAAATGATGTAGATCAGTTTATGAAGATATTGAAAGAAATTTTATAA
- a CDS encoding BofC C-terminal domain-containing protein, producing MEKGTQGTRKRHFLNLVLTAVLIFAAMYLCAITGYRFVRNSNAAENPVESREPEINETIAPQEEDPLKLPEDLASASLPKEDVRVPSDPNDYLVISENGVVKLYNITESGDQIYSKDLDIAPDALLAEDKAQLEEGIILESEEELAALLEDYTS from the coding sequence AAGAAAAAGACATTTTTTAAATTTGGTGCTTACAGCGGTTTTAATTTTTGCCGCTATGTATCTTTGCGCCATAACTGGCTACCGTTTTGTCAGAAACAGCAATGCTGCGGAGAATCCGGTTGAAAGCCGGGAGCCGGAAATAAACGAAACCATAGCTCCCCAGGAGGAGGACCCTCTCAAATTGCCTGAGGACCTTGCCTCTGCCTCACTGCCCAAGGAGGATGTGCGCGTCCCGTCCGACCCCAACGACTATCTGGTAATATCAGAAAACGGCGTTGTGAAACTTTATAACATTACCGAAAGCGGCGACCAAATTTATTCAAAAGACTTAGACATTGCCCCCGACGCGCTGTTGGCTGAGGACAAGGCCCAGCTGGAGGAAGGTATTATTTTAGAATCGGAGGAGGAGCTTGCCGCCCTGCTTGAGGACTACACCTCTTAG
- a CDS encoding helix-turn-helix domain-containing protein, with protein sequence MIYKREYYKSTNYFSCDITPKRVTQYYELEIYDYGTGCASIDNILYPHNQNMVIFSKPFQERFTIGSFNCYAIHFTCEDNEICQILSSIPDCIIIDPLIKKQLLNLYELTTIENNLETIVSIGRILNIIKNSNYHIHNEITHNSKIAMTVKEYIDNHYQSPIHISGFEKMVHLSVNYIRKLFLDCYGVTIHKYITELRLSHVKKLLLSTDLPIIDIAYKSGFSSQSHMNYMFKSVFGISPLKYKKMQIGTQ encoded by the coding sequence ATGATTTATAAACGAGAATATTATAAAAGCACCAATTATTTTAGCTGCGATATTACGCCGAAACGAGTGACACAATATTATGAATTAGAGATATATGATTATGGGACAGGGTGTGCTTCTATTGACAATATTCTTTATCCCCATAATCAGAATATGGTTATTTTTTCAAAACCATTTCAGGAGAGATTTACTATTGGCTCTTTTAATTGCTATGCAATTCATTTTACTTGCGAAGATAACGAAATTTGTCAAATATTAAGCAGTATTCCCGACTGCATCATTATAGATCCCTTAATAAAAAAACAGCTGTTAAACCTCTACGAATTAACAACTATAGAAAATAATTTAGAAACGATTGTTTCCATAGGAAGAATTCTTAACATAATTAAAAATTCTAATTATCACATTCATAACGAAATAACGCATAATTCCAAAATAGCTATGACTGTTAAAGAATACATAGATAATCATTATCAAAGTCCGATTCACATTTCTGGCTTTGAAAAAATGGTTCATTTAAGCGTTAATTACATAAGAAAATTATTTTTAGATTGTTATGGTGTTACGATTCATAAATATATTACAGAATTACGATTAAGTCATGTTAAAAAGCTTTTATTATCCACGGACCTGCCCATAATTGACATTGCCTATAAATCAGGCTTCAGCAGTCAAAGTCATATGAATTATATGTTTAAGTCTGTTTTTGGTATCAGTCCGTTAAAATATAAAAAAATGCAGATTGGTACTCAATAA
- the argF gene encoding ornithine carbamoyltransferase, with the protein MKHLLTLHDWSTEEILDTLNLADKLKYEQKHGIEHHLLKGKTLGMIFSKSSTRTRVSFEVGMYQLGGYALFLSANDIQLGRGESVYDTANVLSRFLDGIMIRTFKQSDVEDLARFGSIPVINGLTDLVHPCQILADFQTIREHKEGQLKGLKLAYIGDGNNMAHSLLYGGAKVGMDISVATPPEYTCDAQVVKNALEDAKATGAKLTLTCDPQEAIKGADVVYADTWVSMGQEEEKEEKIKVFSNYQINKELFSQADKHAIFLHCLPAYRGYEVTEDVIDGPQSVVFDEAENRLHAQKAVMVRLLGKQ; encoded by the coding sequence ATGAAACATTTATTGACGCTGCACGACTGGAGCACAGAAGAAATTTTAGACACGCTGAATTTGGCGGACAAATTGAAATATGAACAAAAGCACGGAATTGAGCACCATTTGCTGAAAGGCAAAACACTGGGCATGATTTTTTCAAAATCCTCTACCCGCACAAGGGTTTCGTTTGAGGTGGGAATGTATCAGCTCGGCGGCTATGCGCTGTTTTTAAGCGCAAACGACATTCAGCTCGGCCGGGGCGAGTCGGTTTACGATACAGCAAACGTGCTTTCGCGGTTTTTAGACGGCATTATGATTCGTACCTTTAAACAGTCTGACGTAGAGGATTTGGCAAGGTTCGGCTCTATACCTGTGATTAACGGACTAACCGACCTAGTGCACCCCTGCCAGATTTTGGCCGATTTTCAGACAATCCGTGAGCACAAGGAGGGGCAGCTAAAGGGCTTAAAGCTTGCCTATATCGGTGATGGCAACAACATGGCGCACTCGCTGCTTTACGGCGGCGCAAAGGTGGGGATGGATATTTCCGTTGCAACACCGCCTGAATACACGTGTGATGCACAGGTGGTGAAAAACGCCCTGGAAGACGCAAAGGCCACCGGCGCGAAGCTTACGTTAACATGCGACCCGCAGGAAGCGATAAAAGGCGCAGACGTGGTTTATGCCGACACTTGGGTCAGCATGGGCCAGGAGGAAGAAAAAGAAGAAAAAATTAAAGTATTTTCAAACTATCAAATTAACAAAGAGCTGTTTTCCCAAGCGGACAAACACGCTATATTCCTGCACTGCCTGCCGGCATACCGGGGCTATGAGGTAACGGAAGACGTGATTGACGGGCCGCAGTCGGTGGTGTTTGACGAAGCGGAAAACCGCCTGCACGCACAGAAAGCCGTTATGGTGCGGCTTTTAGGAAAGCAATAA
- a CDS encoding PucR family transcriptional regulator yields the protein MLSEVFQPVLDQMRGVTHKSMGVVNSTSVLVSYVGEPVGDDEAFSMISSVQGNGRPFISNGYSCVAIGTRNIMEFVVYVKGTDPEEQKLCALLAISISNLQIHCADRYDKTSYLKSVLQGNVLPGDIYLRSGELQIDADVSRLVFIVQIPGNETGVVQLMQNMFPEQDFIINIDNKNIVLIKALSPGYASDFAEKTAKSIVEMINSELMLKVFVGIGTPVDSINEIARSYSEARLAIEIGRVFEGEKYILSYDELGIGRLIYQLPSKLCELFLDEIFKKDGLEVLDDETLQTIDKFFENNLNVSETSRQLFVHRNTLVYRLDKIERLTGLDLRKFDDAVVFKVAVLVSKYLTSNPSKF from the coding sequence ATGTTGAGCGAAGTTTTCCAGCCTGTTTTAGACCAAATGCGCGGAGTGACGCATAAGTCCATGGGCGTTGTCAACAGCACCTCCGTTCTTGTTTCCTATGTGGGCGAACCCGTAGGCGACGATGAAGCATTTTCCATGATATCCTCTGTTCAGGGCAACGGCCGCCCGTTTATCTCAAACGGCTATTCCTGTGTCGCAATCGGCACCCGGAACATAATGGAGTTTGTCGTTTATGTGAAAGGGACGGATCCGGAAGAACAAAAGCTGTGTGCCCTGCTTGCCATCAGCATTTCCAATTTGCAAATTCACTGCGCTGACAGGTATGATAAAACCAGTTATTTAAAAAGCGTACTGCAGGGCAACGTGCTGCCCGGCGATATTTACCTGCGTTCCGGCGAACTGCAAATTGACGCAGACGTTTCCCGTCTGGTGTTTATCGTTCAAATTCCCGGCAACGAAACCGGCGTTGTTCAGCTTATGCAGAACATGTTCCCGGAACAGGATTTCATTATTAACATCGACAACAAAAACATTGTTTTAATTAAAGCGCTCTCCCCGGGCTATGCCTCCGATTTTGCGGAGAAAACTGCAAAAAGCATTGTGGAAATGATTAACTCTGAGCTGATGCTGAAAGTGTTTGTAGGCATCGGCACGCCTGTGGACTCCATTAACGAAATTGCCCGCTCCTATTCTGAAGCGCGCCTGGCAATTGAAATCGGCCGGGTGTTTGAAGGGGAAAAATATATTTTAAGCTACGACGAGCTGGGCATTGGCCGATTAATTTATCAGCTTCCCAGCAAGCTCTGCGAGCTGTTTTTAGACGAAATCTTTAAAAAGGACGGTTTAGAGGTGTTAGACGACGAAACCCTTCAAACCATTGACAAGTTCTTTGAAAACAACTTAAACGTCAGCGAAACCTCCCGTCAGCTGTTTGTGCACAGGAACACCTTGGTTTACCGTCTTGACAAAATCGAGCGGTTAACAGGGCTGGACTTAAGAAAATTTGACGACGCGGTGGTATTTAAGGTTGCGGTGCTTGTCAGCAAATACTTAACCTCGAACCCATCGAAATTTTAA
- a CDS encoding SDR family NAD(P)-dependent oxidoreductase, translating to MKTVLVTGACINTGVAIVEKFAGEGWNIVFTGRNAETVQIKEKEYQKKFPNVKIIGYQINSLINAQTVDEAAVYHLFSDLDRKGLFVETLVLNAADQGLNMEIFKNPLTDFMKVLNTNIAWDYCIAECAAKRMKENGGGNIIFINSNTAYRAIPNRIAYIASKGGQLSLMRALALDLGKYNIRVNAVLPGMIRTDRWEKNPEFYENVPSKFTPIGDVAAGEDVADAVWYFSANARNTTGAELVVDGGNTIQLYPLINQ from the coding sequence ATGAAGACAGTTCTCGTAACGGGCGCTTGTATTAATACCGGCGTTGCAATCGTTGAAAAGTTCGCCGGCGAAGGCTGGAATATTGTTTTTACAGGAAGAAATGCTGAAACAGTTCAAATAAAAGAAAAAGAGTATCAGAAAAAATTTCCAAATGTTAAAATAATCGGGTATCAAATAAATTCTCTTATTAATGCACAGACAGTAGACGAAGCTGCTGTTTATCATTTGTTTTCAGATCTTGATCGCAAAGGATTATTTGTGGAAACGCTTGTTCTGAATGCAGCTGACCAAGGACTTAACATGGAAATATTCAAAAATCCTCTGACTGATTTTATGAAAGTCCTTAACACAAATATTGCTTGGGATTATTGTATTGCAGAATGCGCTGCAAAAAGAATGAAAGAAAACGGCGGCGGAAATATCATATTTATCAATTCCAACACCGCATACCGCGCAATTCCAAATAGAATTGCGTATATCGCTTCTAAAGGCGGTCAGCTTAGTTTAATGAGAGCATTGGCTTTAGACCTCGGTAAATACAACATTCGTGTAAATGCAGTTCTGCCCGGCATGATAAGAACAGACAGATGGGAAAAAAATCCTGAGTTTTACGAAAACGTTCCCTCAAAATTTACCCCTATCGGAGATGTCGCAGCAGGGGAAGATGTTGCCGATGCGGTTTGGTATTTTTCGGCGAATGCAAGAAATACTACAGGCGCAGAACTCGTTGTAGACGGAGGAAACACCATTCAGCTTTACCCTTTAATCAATCAATAA
- a CDS encoding GNAT family N-acetyltransferase, with protein MFEVRRATLEDVDSIVKITQEAFEKYIKLADIKDTPALHETREQVIKDIDTKIVYVAYINNQVVGSMRIELIDKETAYLSRFGVNTEFQNLGIGKSMMNSLDMELAELKVKRVMLHTASKATSLVRFYYNRGFYIDSTTKDKGYIRALLIKDLA; from the coding sequence ATGTTTGAGGTTCGGCGGGCAACGCTTGAAGACGTTGACAGCATTGTTAAAATTACGCAGGAAGCATTTGAAAAATATATTAAGCTTGCAGACATAAAAGACACTCCCGCGCTGCATGAAACGCGGGAGCAGGTGATAAAAGACATCGACACCAAAATTGTTTATGTGGCCTATATTAACAACCAGGTGGTGGGGAGCATGCGGATTGAGCTGATAGACAAAGAAACCGCATATCTCTCCCGCTTCGGCGTGAACACAGAGTTTCAGAATTTGGGGATAGGAAAATCCATGATGAACTCGTTGGACATGGAGCTTGCAGAGCTAAAGGTAAAGCGCGTTATGCTGCACACCGCGTCGAAAGCCACGTCGCTGGTGCGGTTTTATTACAACCGCGGCTTTTATATTGATTCTACAACAAAGGACAAAGGTTATATCCGGGCGCTGTTAATTAAGGATTTGGCCTAA